In a single window of the Arachis hypogaea cultivar Tifrunner chromosome 6, arahy.Tifrunner.gnm2.J5K5, whole genome shotgun sequence genome:
- the LOC112697060 gene encoding probable magnesium transporter NIPA8: protein MGKWIVGAFINLFGSLAINFGTNLLKLGHNEREKHSVIGGDGTSGKLPLKPIIHFQIWRVGILLFILGNCLNFISFGYAAQSLLAALGSVQFVSNIAFAYFVLNKLVTVRVLVATAFIVLGNVFLVAFGNHQSPVYTPEELADKYTNGAFLLYLLVLVLVIALHHFIYRRGELLSVSGHNLRPYWHMLLPFSYAIVSGAVGSCSVLFAKSLSNLLRLAMSGGYQLHSWFTYSMLLLFLSTAGFWMTRLNEGLSLFDAILIVPMFQIAWTFFSICTGIIYFQEYQVFDALRTTMFILGMTCVFVGISLLAPDDSKGGEAKDSSLDSMATSGIATESNRLVATQEEAQNTESRSFVKGTLMKISSMLVKAKNTCAMSLGFGEDTIQASSVLVMPMMSSRMTGFRGGGIERARFLSMRSWSKVPKEEGEELLGTSHALPESP from the exons ATGGGGAAGTGGATTGTTGGTGCTTTCATCAACCTTTTTGGTAGCCTTGCTATAAACTTTGGCACCAATCTTCTTAAATTAGGGCATAACGAG AGAGAAAAACATTCAGTAATTGGAGGCGACGGGACAAGTGGAAAGCTGCCTCTTAAGCCTATTATACACTTTCAGATTTGGAGAGTTG GTATCTTACTTTTCATTCTTGGAAATTGCTTGAACTTCATTTCCTTTGGATATGCTGCTCAG TCACTTCTTGCTGCCCTTGGATCTGTTCAGTTTGTTTCTAAcattgcatttgcttattttgTCTTGAACAAATTGGTAACTGTCAG GGTATTGGTTGCCACTGCCTTCATTGTTCTTGGCAATGTTTTTCTAGTTGCTTTTGGCAATCACCAATCACCTG TTTATACACCAGAGGAGTTAGCAGATAAATATACCAATGGTGCATTCCTGCTTTACCTTCTAGTTTTGGTCTTAGTTATTGCCTTGCATCACTTCATTTACAG GAGAGGAGAACTGCTTTCTGTATCAGGACATAACCTTAGACCTTATTGGCACATGCTTCTACCTTTCTCCTATGCGATAGTTTCAGGTGCTGTAGGTTCATGTTCAGTGCTGTTTGCAAAATCTCT GTCGAACCTCCTTCGACTTGCCATGTCTGGCGGTTATCAGTTACACAGCTGGTTCACATATTCAATGCTTCTTTTATTCCTCAGTACAGCTGGGTTTTGG ATGACCAGGTTGAACGAAGGACTGTCCTTGTTTGATGCAATCCTTATTGTTCCCATGTTTCAGATAGCTTGGACTTTCTTCTCCATCTGTACAGGAATTATTTACTTTCAAGAGTATCAG GTATTTGATGCATTAAGGACAACGATGTTTATACTAGGAATGACTTGTGTATTCGTCGGCATTTCTTTGTTGGCACCTGATGATTCAAAAG gtGGTGAGGCcaaagatagttctttggattcgatGGCAACCTCTGGAATTGCAACGGAATCAAACAG GTTGGTAGCGACTCAGGAAGAAGCACAAAACACAGAATCAAGATCATTTGTAAAAGGAACGCTGATGAAGATTTCAAGCATGCTAGTCAAAGCCAAG AATACTTGTGCAATGTCTCTTGGGTTTGGGGAGGATACAATTCAGGCATCTTCAGTTCTTGTGATGCCAATGATGTCATCGAGAATGACTGGATTCAGAGGTGGTGGGATCGAGCGAGCGAGGTTTTTGTCGATGAGAAGTTGGAGCAAGGTCCCCAAAGAGGAAGGCGAGGAATTGCTTGGAACTAGCCACGCTCTCCCGGAGAGTCCTTGA
- the LOC112697061 gene encoding uncharacterized protein, whose translation MHRKEAVPTMELKLISCNDLKAFNFFQKLTLYAVVWIESDDPNRTLKESQSQQQRTRTDREADGDGANPEWHHDAIFDLAWITPSLLEGSEGLFFRFEFRHDGTLLGDKLIGECRVPVADLVRDAAKSDAASSVSYQVRSGEGKPNGIFNFSYRLKGTGDRYESSQILDGRISGYPVLDPQDFNPNHSLVQYPPMTTTTTAIGSACCYPTVGSGGAYSPSAAVGSPVSPFGKFDNCHPPFLPPQVPSYGGCACNCPPPPPPPMPPYPYPYPPPVAHGGSYYPPVEHVVHHPFPWASSGPSFENRW comes from the coding sequence atgCATCGAAAGGAAGCTGTTCCAACCATGGAGCTGAAACTAATCTCTTGCAACGATCTAAAGGCATTCAACTTCTTCCAGAAACTCACCCTATACGCCGTCGTTTGGATCGAGAGCGACGACCCCAACAGGACCCTCAAAGAAAGCCAGAGTCAACAGCAGCGGACTAGAACCGACAGAGAAGCCGATGGCGACGGAGCTAACCCGGAGTGGCACCACGACGCCATCTTCGACCTGGCGTGGATTACGCCCTCGCTTCTAGAAGGTTCCGAGGGCCTCTTCTTCCGCTTCGAGTTCCGCCACGACGGTACTCTCCTCGGCGACAAGCTTATCGGTGAATGCCGCGTCCCCGTGGCTGATCTCGTCCGCGACGCCGCCAAATCTGACGCGGCGAGCTCTGTTAGCTACCAGGTTCGGTCCGGCGAGGGAAAACCTAACGGGATCTTCAATTTTTCGTATCGATTGAAAGGGACTGGGGATAGGTATGAGTCGTCACAGATTTTGGATGGGAGAATTTCTGGTTACCCTGTGTTGGATCCACAGGATTTTAATCCCAACCATTCGTTGGTGCAGTATCCTCCGATGACGACAACGACGACGGCGATTGGGAGCGCGTGTTGCTATCCGACGGTGGGTTCGGGAGGGGCCTATTCTCCGTCTGCGGCGGTGGGGTCCCCGGTTTCGCCCTTTGGAAAGTTTGATAATTGTCATCCGCCGTTTCTTCCGCCACAGGTTCCATCGTACGGGGGGTGCGCTTGTAACTGTCCGCCACCTCCGCCTCCGCCTATGCCGCCGTATCCGTATCCGTATCCGCCTCCGGTAGCGCACGGAGGATCCTATTACCCGCCCGTTGAGCATGTGGTCCATCATCCTTTTCCGTGGGCTTCTTCAGGCCCAAGTTTCGAAAACAGGTGGTAA